A genomic stretch from Erwinia sp. E_sp_B01_1 includes:
- the glmM gene encoding phosphoglucosamine mutase, producing the protein MSNRKYFGTDGIRGKVGESPITPDFVLKLGWAAGKVLARNGSKKIIIGKDTRISGYMLESALEAGLAAAGLSAAFTGPMPTPAIAYLTRTFRAEAGIVISASHNPFDDNGIKFFSVDGTKLPDDVEEAIEAEMEKPITCVESAELGRASRIVDAAGRYIEFCKGTFPSELSLNGLKIVVDCANGATYHIAPNVLRELGATVITIGVQPDGMNINKECGATDVRQLQERVLSEKADIGLAYDGDGDRIMMVDHLGYKVDGDQILYIIAREGLRQGQLRGGVVGTLMSNMGLELALKQLGIPFARAKVGDRYVLEKLQEKGWRLGAENSGHVILLDKTTTGDGIVAGLQVLTAMVRNHMSLHDLCSGMKLLPQILVNVRFSGATDPLQDETVKSVTAAVEKELQGRGRVLLRKSGTEPLIRVMVEGEDEAQVTELAHRIADAVKAV; encoded by the coding sequence ATGAGCAACCGTAAGTATTTTGGTACCGATGGCATCCGCGGCAAAGTGGGTGAGTCGCCTATTACGCCTGATTTTGTTCTTAAGCTGGGCTGGGCTGCGGGTAAAGTGCTGGCGCGTAACGGCTCAAAGAAAATCATTATCGGTAAGGACACGCGCATTTCAGGCTACATGCTGGAGTCAGCGCTTGAAGCTGGCCTGGCGGCGGCGGGATTGTCTGCGGCATTCACCGGTCCGATGCCTACTCCGGCTATTGCCTACCTGACCAGAACCTTCCGTGCTGAAGCGGGGATTGTTATCTCTGCTTCACACAACCCGTTCGACGATAACGGCATTAAATTCTTCTCAGTCGACGGCACGAAATTGCCGGATGATGTGGAAGAAGCGATTGAAGCAGAGATGGAAAAACCCATTACCTGCGTCGAATCTGCAGAGCTGGGACGTGCCAGCCGCATTGTGGATGCTGCGGGTCGCTATATCGAATTCTGTAAAGGCACCTTTCCAAGTGAACTGAGCCTGAATGGCCTAAAGATTGTGGTGGACTGCGCGAACGGTGCGACTTATCACATCGCTCCTAACGTTCTTCGTGAGCTGGGTGCCACGGTTATCACTATTGGTGTTCAGCCAGACGGAATGAATATCAATAAAGAGTGTGGCGCTACCGACGTGCGCCAGCTTCAGGAACGCGTGCTTTCTGAAAAAGCGGACATTGGTCTGGCTTACGATGGCGACGGCGACCGTATCATGATGGTGGACCATCTTGGCTATAAGGTGGATGGCGACCAAATCCTCTATATCATTGCCCGTGAAGGCTTGCGTCAGGGACAACTGCGCGGTGGCGTAGTAGGGACGCTGATGAGCAATATGGGCCTTGAGCTTGCGCTTAAACAGCTTGGCATTCCCTTCGCGCGTGCGAAAGTGGGTGACCGCTATGTGCTGGAAAAACTGCAGGAGAAGGGCTGGCGTTTAGGCGCTGAGAACTCAGGCCACGTTATTCTGTTGGATAAAACCACCACGGGTGACGGTATCGTTGCAGGGTTACAGGTGCTTACAGCGATGGTGCGCAACCATATGAGCCTGCACGATCTTTGCAGCGGTATGAAGTTGCTGCCTCAGATTCTGGTCAACGTCCGCTTCAGCGGCGCTACAGACCCTCTGCAGGACGAAACCGTGAAGTCAGTGACTGCTGCTGTGGAAAAAGAGCTGCAAGGCCGTGGACGCGTATTGCTGCGCAAATCTGGCACAGAGCCGCTGATCAGGGTGATGGTCGAAGGCGAAGATGAAGCTCAGGTCACAGAACTGGCCCATCGTATTGCAGATGCAGTGAAAGCAGTTTAA
- the folP gene encoding dihydropteroate synthase translates to MKLYARDTVLDLSHPHVMGILNMTPDSFSDGGKHNDLVQALTHANEMINAGATIIDIGGESTRPGADDVSVEQELDRVIPVIEAIGQRFEVWISVDTSKAEVIREAARAGAHIINDIRSLQEPGALAAAAESGLPVCLMHMQGEPKTMQQAPRYTKLLQDVETFFVENIARCEAAGIKKEQLILDPGFGFGKNLSHNYQLLAHLADFHQFGLPLLVGMSRKSMIGQLLNVGPSQRLTGSLACAVIAAMQGAQILRVHDVKETVEAMRVVEATLSAKEE, encoded by the coding sequence ATGAAGCTTTACGCCAGAGATACCGTGCTCGATTTATCTCATCCTCATGTAATGGGGATCCTGAATATGACGCCGGACTCCTTTTCTGATGGCGGTAAGCATAACGACCTGGTTCAGGCGCTGACGCATGCCAATGAAATGATCAATGCTGGCGCCACCATTATCGATATCGGTGGCGAATCAACCCGGCCCGGTGCCGATGATGTCAGCGTGGAGCAGGAACTGGACAGAGTCATTCCGGTGATAGAAGCCATCGGCCAGCGATTTGAAGTCTGGATATCGGTGGATACGTCTAAAGCGGAAGTGATTCGCGAAGCGGCAAGGGCGGGGGCGCATATCATTAACGATATCCGCTCCCTGCAGGAGCCTGGCGCACTGGCGGCGGCGGCGGAAAGCGGTTTGCCCGTTTGTCTTATGCATATGCAGGGCGAGCCGAAAACCATGCAGCAGGCCCCCAGGTACACAAAGCTGCTGCAGGATGTTGAGACCTTTTTTGTCGAAAATATTGCCCGGTGTGAAGCGGCTGGGATCAAAAAAGAGCAGTTGATACTCGACCCGGGATTCGGTTTCGGTAAGAATCTCTCCCACAATTATCAGCTGCTGGCTCATCTGGCCGATTTTCACCAGTTTGGCCTGCCGCTACTGGTCGGTATGTCGCGAAAAAGTATGATTGGCCAGTTACTGAATGTCGGCCCGTCGCAACGATTGACTGGCAGTCTGGCCTGCGCGGTGATTGCCGCTATGCAGGGCGCGCAGATCCTGCGTGTCCATGATGTTAAAGAAACCGTCGAAGCGATGCGCGTCGTCGAAGCAACACTGTCAGCGAAGGAAGAATAA
- the ftsH gene encoding ATP-dependent zinc metalloprotease FtsH gives MAKNLILWLVIAVVLMSVFQSFGPSESNGRRVDYSTFLSEVNQDQVREARINGREINVVKKDSNKYTTYIPVNDPKLLDNLLTKNVKVVGEPPEEPSLLASIFISWFPMLLLIGVWIFFMRQMQGGGGKGAMSFGKSKARMLTEDQIKTTFGDVAGCDEAKEEVGELVEYLREPSRFQKLGGKIPKGVLMVGPPGTGKTLLAKAIAGEAKVPFFTISGSDFVEMFVGVGASRVRDMFEQAKKAAPCIIFIDEIDAVGRQRGAGLGGGHDEREQTLNQMLVEMDGFEGNEGIIVIAATNRPDVLDPALLRPGRFDRQVVVGLPDVRGREQILKVHMRRVPLATDIDASVIARGTPGFSGADLANLVNEAALFAARGNKRVVSMVEFEKAKDKIMMGAERRSMVMTESQKESTAYHEAGHAIIGRLVPEHDPVHKVTIIPRGRALGVTFFLPEGDAISASRQKLESQISTLYGGRLAEEIIYGVERVSTGASNDIKVATSIARNMVTQWGFSEKLGPLLYADEDGEVFLGRSVAKAKHMSDETARIIDQEVKSLVEGNYQRARRILNENMDILHAMKDALMKYETIDAPQIDDLMARREVRPPAGWEDPGSTNNSDSNGTPKAPRPVDEPRTPNPGNTMSEQLGDK, from the coding sequence ATGGCGAAAAACCTGATTCTCTGGTTAGTCATCGCAGTCGTGCTGATGTCTGTATTCCAGAGCTTTGGGCCCAGCGAGTCGAATGGCCGTAGGGTTGACTACTCAACCTTCCTGTCAGAAGTGAACCAGGATCAGGTCCGCGAGGCACGTATTAACGGGCGTGAAATCAACGTTGTCAAAAAAGACAGTAACAAATACACAACCTACATCCCCGTCAACGATCCTAAGTTGCTCGATAACCTGTTGACTAAAAATGTAAAAGTGGTTGGCGAGCCGCCTGAAGAACCGAGCCTGCTGGCATCGATCTTCATCTCATGGTTCCCAATGCTGTTGCTTATCGGTGTCTGGATCTTCTTCATGCGCCAGATGCAGGGCGGGGGTGGCAAAGGCGCGATGTCCTTTGGTAAAAGCAAAGCCCGCATGCTGACGGAAGATCAGATCAAAACTACCTTCGGTGATGTTGCTGGTTGCGACGAAGCGAAAGAAGAAGTTGGCGAGCTGGTGGAATACCTGCGTGAGCCAAGCCGCTTCCAGAAACTGGGCGGTAAGATTCCGAAAGGCGTTCTGATGGTCGGCCCTCCGGGTACCGGTAAAACGCTGCTGGCGAAAGCTATCGCTGGTGAAGCCAAAGTGCCTTTCTTCACTATCTCCGGTTCTGACTTTGTAGAAATGTTTGTCGGTGTGGGTGCATCCCGCGTCCGTGACATGTTCGAACAAGCCAAGAAAGCCGCGCCATGTATCATCTTTATCGATGAGATCGATGCCGTAGGCCGTCAGCGTGGTGCTGGTTTAGGTGGTGGTCACGATGAACGTGAGCAGACGCTGAACCAGATGCTGGTTGAGATGGATGGTTTTGAAGGTAATGAAGGCATCATCGTTATTGCCGCAACTAACCGTCCTGATGTTCTTGACCCTGCGCTGCTGCGTCCGGGCCGCTTTGACCGTCAGGTGGTAGTAGGCTTGCCAGACGTTCGTGGTCGTGAGCAGATTCTGAAAGTACACATGCGTCGTGTGCCGCTGGCTACCGATATTGATGCATCAGTAATTGCTCGTGGTACACCTGGTTTCTCCGGTGCTGACCTGGCAAACCTGGTGAACGAAGCGGCTCTGTTTGCTGCTCGTGGTAACAAGCGCGTTGTGTCGATGGTTGAGTTTGAGAAAGCGAAAGACAAAATCATGATGGGTGCGGAACGCCGCTCCATGGTGATGACGGAATCGCAGAAAGAGTCGACTGCCTATCACGAAGCGGGCCATGCAATTATTGGTCGTCTGGTGCCAGAACACGATCCGGTTCACAAGGTGACCATTATTCCTCGTGGCCGTGCGCTGGGTGTGACTTTCTTCCTGCCTGAAGGCGATGCAATCAGCGCAAGCCGTCAGAAACTGGAAAGCCAGATCTCCACGCTTTATGGCGGTCGTCTGGCTGAAGAGATCATCTACGGTGTGGAGCGTGTTTCTACTGGTGCCTCTAACGACATCAAGGTAGCAACCTCTATTGCACGTAACATGGTCACGCAGTGGGGCTTCTCAGAGAAACTTGGCCCGCTTCTGTATGCTGATGAAGACGGTGAGGTATTCCTCGGCCGTTCAGTTGCTAAAGCGAAGCACATGTCTGATGAAACCGCACGTATCATCGACCAGGAAGTGAAATCACTGGTTGAAGGTAACTACCAGCGTGCCCGCCGTATTCTGAATGAAAATATGGACATTCTTCACGCGATGAAAGATGCGCTGATGAAGTATGAAACCATCGATGCTCCGCAAATCGATGACCTGATGGCACGCCGTGAAGTGCGTCCGCCAGCGGGTTGGGAAGATCCGGGTAGCACGAATAATTCTGACAGTAACGGCACGCCTAAGGCGCCGCGTCCGGTCGATGAACCGCGTACGCCGAACCCTGGCAACACCATGTCAGAGCAGCTGGGCGACAAATAA
- the rlmE gene encoding 23S rRNA (uridine(2552)-2'-O)-methyltransferase RlmE, with protein MTGKKRSASSSRWLQEHFSDKYVLQAQKKGLRSRAWFKLDEIQQGDKLFKPGMTVVDLGAAPGGWSQYVVTQIGSKGHVIALDLLPMDPIVGVDFLQGDFRDELVLKALLERVGDNKVQVVMSDMAPNMTGTPAVDIPRSMYLVELALEMCRDVLAPGGSFLVKVFQGDGFEEYLREIRSLFTKVKIRKPDASRSRSREVYIVATGRKL; from the coding sequence ATGACTGGTAAAAAGCGTTCGGCCAGTTCCAGCCGCTGGCTACAGGAACACTTTAGCGATAAATATGTGCTTCAGGCACAGAAAAAAGGGCTGCGCTCGCGCGCCTGGTTTAAACTTGATGAAATACAGCAAGGCGACAAACTGTTCAAACCGGGGATGACCGTTGTCGATCTTGGCGCTGCACCCGGTGGCTGGTCTCAATATGTGGTAACGCAGATTGGATCAAAAGGTCACGTTATTGCTCTCGATCTTCTGCCGATGGATCCTATCGTTGGTGTCGATTTCCTTCAGGGCGATTTTCGTGATGAACTGGTTTTGAAAGCCCTGCTGGAACGGGTGGGTGACAACAAAGTTCAGGTTGTCATGTCCGATATGGCACCCAACATGACTGGAACACCCGCGGTAGATATTCCCCGGTCGATGTATTTAGTTGAGCTTGCGCTGGAAATGTGTCGAGATGTACTGGCACCTGGCGGCAGTTTTTTAGTGAAAGTGTTTCAGGGAGATGGTTTTGAAGAATACCTCCGGGAAATTCGCTCCCTGTTTACGAAAGTAAAAATTCGTAAGCCGGACGCTTCGCGCTCTCGTTCGCGTGAAGTGTACATTGTAGCGACAGGGCGCAAACTATAG
- the yhbY gene encoding ribosome assembly RNA-binding protein YhbY, with product MNLSTKQKQHLKGLAHPLKPVVMLGNNGLTEGVLAEIEQALEHHELIKVKIATEDRETKALVVEAIVRETKAANVQVIGKMLVLYRPTKERKIALPR from the coding sequence ATGAATCTGAGTACCAAACAAAAACAGCACCTGAAAGGACTGGCCCACCCGCTGAAGCCCGTGGTTATGCTGGGCAACAATGGTTTGACCGAAGGGGTGCTGGCCGAGATCGAACAGGCACTGGAGCACCACGAGCTCATCAAAGTGAAAATCGCCACGGAAGACCGTGAAACGAAAGCACTTGTTGTTGAGGCTATCGTGCGCGAAACCAAAGCAGCAAACGTGCAGGTTATCGGCAAGATGCTGGTACTGTACCGTCCAACGAAGGAACGTAAGATCGCTCTCCCGCGCTAA
- the greA gene encoding transcription elongation factor GreA encodes MNQIPMTLRGADKLREELDELKTIKRPRIIASIADAREHGDLKENAEYHAAREEQGFCEGRIQEIEAKLSNAQVIDVTKMNANGRVIFGSTVSVLNIDTDEESTYRIVGDDEADFKQNLISVNSPMARGLIGKEVDDVTIVKTPGGDVEYEILKIEYL; translated from the coding sequence ATGAATCAGATTCCGATGACGTTAAGGGGCGCGGACAAGCTGCGCGAAGAGCTCGATGAGCTGAAAACCATTAAACGCCCCAGAATTATTGCCTCAATTGCAGATGCACGCGAGCATGGTGATTTAAAAGAAAACGCGGAGTATCACGCAGCGCGTGAAGAGCAAGGTTTCTGTGAAGGTCGTATTCAGGAAATCGAGGCTAAGCTGTCCAATGCTCAGGTTATTGATGTGACTAAAATGAACGCGAATGGTCGGGTGATCTTCGGTTCAACCGTCAGCGTATTGAATATTGATACTGACGAAGAGTCGACTTATCGCATCGTTGGCGATGATGAGGCTGATTTTAAGCAAAATCTGATTTCTGTGAACTCGCCAATGGCGCGAGGCCTTATTGGCAAAGAAGTTGATGATGTGACCATCGTAAAAACGCCGGGCGGCGATGTAGAGTATGAAATTCTGAAGATAGAATATCTCTGA
- the dacB gene encoding serine-type D-Ala-D-Ala carboxypeptidase: MRFSRIVTGLACAFMLNAHAASVEDYTQYLPDGANLALVVQKIGATTPSIDYHSKQMALPASTMKVITALAALLQLGPEYRFHTQFESKGSISDGTLKGDLVARFGGDPTFTRQDLRNMVTALKKQGVKHIEGNLVIDTSVFASHDKAPGWPWNDMTQCFSAPPAAAIVDRNCFSVSLYSAPNAGDNAFIRVASYYPVNMFSQVRTLAKGSPDAQYCELDVVPGELNRFTLTGCMTQRAEPLPLAFAIQDGASYAGALLKSELQAADIDYSGHLLRQARATPPASNVLAQTQSAPLHDLLKIMLKKSDNMIADTVFRTIGHERFGVPGTWRAGSDAVRQILRQKANVDLGNSIQVDGSGLSRHDLISPATMMQVLQYIAQNDQQLNFISMLPLAGYDGTLRYRGGLHEAGVDGKVSAKTGSLQGVYNLAGFMTTASGQRVAFVQFLSGYAVPPEDQRQRRIPLVRFESRLYKDVYQNN; encoded by the coding sequence ATGCGATTTTCACGAATTGTTACCGGTTTAGCCTGTGCATTTATGCTGAATGCCCATGCTGCTTCGGTTGAAGACTACACCCAGTATTTACCTGATGGCGCAAACCTGGCGCTGGTTGTACAAAAAATAGGTGCGACCACACCCTCGATTGATTACCACAGTAAGCAGATGGCGCTACCGGCCAGTACCATGAAGGTGATAACCGCACTGGCGGCTTTGCTGCAGTTGGGCCCGGAATACCGTTTCCATACTCAATTTGAAAGCAAAGGCTCGATCAGTGATGGCACATTAAAGGGTGATTTAGTGGCGCGTTTTGGCGGCGACCCTACCTTTACGCGTCAGGATTTGCGCAATATGGTGACTGCCCTGAAAAAACAGGGCGTAAAGCATATTGAGGGCAATCTGGTGATTGATACCTCCGTGTTCGCCAGCCATGACAAAGCGCCGGGCTGGCCCTGGAATGATATGACCCAGTGCTTCAGCGCCCCGCCAGCCGCGGCTATTGTCGATCGTAACTGTTTCTCAGTTTCGCTCTACAGTGCTCCCAATGCGGGTGACAATGCGTTTATTCGCGTGGCGTCCTATTATCCAGTGAACATGTTCAGCCAGGTTCGAACGCTGGCTAAGGGCTCGCCGGATGCGCAGTATTGCGAACTGGATGTGGTACCGGGCGAACTTAATCGTTTCACTCTGACAGGGTGTATGACGCAACGAGCAGAGCCCCTGCCGCTGGCCTTTGCGATTCAGGATGGCGCAAGCTATGCAGGAGCCTTGCTGAAGTCTGAACTTCAGGCGGCGGATATCGATTATTCCGGCCATCTGCTTCGTCAGGCCCGGGCTACTCCGCCTGCCAGCAATGTGCTGGCGCAAACCCAGTCTGCTCCGCTGCATGACCTGCTGAAGATTATGTTGAAGAAATCGGACAACATGATTGCCGATACCGTGTTTCGCACCATCGGCCATGAGCGGTTTGGCGTGCCGGGCACCTGGCGGGCGGGATCTGATGCTGTCCGTCAGATATTGCGTCAGAAAGCGAATGTCGACCTGGGCAACAGTATTCAGGTCGATGGTTCAGGTCTCTCAAGGCACGATTTGATCTCACCCGCTACTATGATGCAGGTATTGCAGTACATTGCCCAAAATGACCAACAGCTGAATTTCATCTCCATGTTACCGCTGGCAGGCTACGACGGAACCTTGCGCTATCGCGGTGGTCTGCATGAAGCAGGCGTGGATGGTAAAGTTTCCGCTAAAACGGGTTCATTGCAGGGTGTGTATAACCTTGCAGGCTTTATGACCACAGCGAGCGGGCAACGTGTGGCATTCGTCCAGTTCCTCTCGGGCTATGCCGTTCCGCCGGAAGATCAGCGTCAGCGCCGTATCCCCCTGGTACGCTTTGAGAGCCGGCTTTACAAAGATGTTTATCAAAACAACTGA
- the pmrA gene encoding two-component system response regulator PmrA, with amino-acid sequence MKLLIVEDDALLLGGLVQALTSDGYAVDAATKGAEACALLQSSQYSLIILDLGLPDRDGGLLLRQWRKENIDLPVLILTARDALEDRVEGLDAGADDYLVKPFALAELKARVRALIRRYQGHSDNLLQQGDLSLNLSSQQVYLNGLSVEITPKEFALLTRLLMRIDQTVHRETLQQDLYSWQDDNGSNTLEVHIHNLRRKLGKDRIITVRGVGYRLEERT; translated from the coding sequence ATGAAACTGCTGATTGTTGAAGATGACGCTCTGCTGCTGGGTGGCCTGGTACAGGCATTAACCAGCGACGGTTACGCTGTTGATGCCGCCACCAAAGGAGCAGAGGCCTGTGCCCTGCTCCAGAGTAGCCAGTACAGCCTGATTATTCTCGATTTAGGCTTGCCCGATCGCGATGGCGGGCTGCTGCTGCGACAATGGCGTAAGGAGAATATCGATCTGCCGGTATTGATTCTGACCGCCCGGGATGCTCTTGAAGACCGGGTTGAAGGGCTGGATGCAGGAGCGGATGACTATCTGGTGAAGCCTTTTGCTCTTGCTGAGCTTAAGGCCAGAGTCAGGGCGTTGATCCGCCGCTATCAGGGACACAGCGATAACCTGCTCCAGCAGGGGGATCTCTCGCTCAATCTTTCTTCACAGCAGGTTTATCTCAACGGTCTTTCCGTCGAGATAACGCCCAAAGAGTTTGCCTTACTTACCCGGCTTTTGATGCGAATTGACCAGACGGTACACCGCGAAACGTTACAGCAAGATCTTTACAGCTGGCAGGATGATAATGGCTCCAACACGCTGGAAGTGCATATCCACAACCTGCGCAGGAAATTAGGCAAGGATCGCATCATAACCGTTCGCGGAGTGGGTTACCGGCTGGAGGAACGTACTTGA
- the pmrB gene encoding two-component system sensor histidine kinase PmrB produces MNSMRRRLLIMLALILLSCQMMSAAWLWHESQEQIGFLVNETLSAHARNERVEGEIREAIASLLLPSVVMVCFTLLLSFWAISWIIRPLKSLQDSLSERSADNLTPLPHFSDMDEIAAVTRALNQLLGRLDHTLQQERLFTADAAHELRTPLAGLRLHLELLEQQGVSQGPMLVQRIDQLMHVIEQLLMLSRAGQALASGHYQIISWETIFRPLESEMLEMLSLRQQTLVVSGDFAQEMQGDAVLLRLMLRNLLENASRYSPEGSEICLIAQRENAGSSLTVRDEGPGIDPATAGDLTKAFRRMDQRYGGSGLGLNIVQRIAQLHHGELRLINRSDRSGLNATCLLPQNLNG; encoded by the coding sequence TTGAACAGTATGCGTCGGCGTTTGTTAATTATGCTGGCGTTGATCCTGCTAAGCTGCCAGATGATGAGTGCGGCCTGGCTGTGGCATGAAAGCCAGGAACAGATTGGCTTTCTGGTCAATGAGACCCTCTCAGCCCATGCCCGTAATGAACGGGTTGAGGGCGAAATCCGCGAAGCCATTGCCTCACTGCTGCTGCCCTCCGTAGTAATGGTTTGCTTTACCTTACTGCTCTCCTTCTGGGCTATCAGCTGGATTATCCGCCCTTTAAAATCCCTGCAGGACAGCCTTTCTGAACGTTCCGCCGATAACCTTACCCCCCTGCCTCACTTTTCAGACATGGACGAAATCGCTGCCGTCACGCGCGCACTGAATCAGCTTCTGGGACGGCTTGACCACACCCTTCAGCAGGAACGGCTTTTCACGGCTGATGCTGCACATGAATTGCGTACGCCTCTTGCCGGCCTGCGGCTGCATCTGGAGCTGCTTGAACAACAGGGGGTCTCTCAGGGGCCTATGCTGGTGCAGCGCATTGACCAGCTGATGCATGTGATTGAACAGCTGTTGATGCTTTCACGTGCCGGGCAGGCACTGGCGAGCGGGCATTATCAAATCATCAGTTGGGAAACCATTTTCAGGCCGCTGGAGAGTGAAATGCTGGAGATGCTCTCCCTGCGTCAGCAAACGCTGGTCGTATCTGGCGACTTCGCTCAGGAAATGCAGGGGGATGCCGTTTTGCTCCGCCTGATGCTGCGTAATTTGCTGGAAAATGCCTCCAGATACAGCCCGGAGGGAAGTGAAATTTGCCTGATCGCGCAACGTGAAAATGCCGGAAGCAGTCTGACCGTGCGGGATGAGGGGCCAGGTATCGATCCTGCAACCGCCGGAGATCTGACGAAGGCATTCAGGCGGATGGATCAACGTTATGGCGGCAGTGGCTTAGGGCTGAATATCGTGCAGCGAATCGCACAACTTCATCATGGTGAACTGCGTTTAATCAATCGCAGCGATCGCAGTGGGCTGAATGCCACCTGCCTGCTGCCGCAGAATCTGAATGGCTAA